One part of the Amaranthus tricolor cultivar Red isolate AtriRed21 chromosome 16, ASM2621246v1, whole genome shotgun sequence genome encodes these proteins:
- the LOC130802174 gene encoding uncharacterized protein LOC130802174 has translation MMEKFTNLWPLCMALLFLYVSCFCSEARHHSKHPSAVVVGAVFCDTCFQNDLSKATHYISGATVAVQCAEEPTRKSFYQEVKTDKEGKFKVELPFSITKHVKKLQGCNVKLVKSSEPYCSIASTSTSSLIHLEQKKGGKHIFSAGFFTFKPLKQPNLCNQPITQKNILHPQQIFPPILPPVLPAPQGPLPTVPNPFQPAPLLPNPLQPPAPPLIPNPFQPPSPPASMFPPLPPLPPLPSVPIVPGLIPTPSTPPPASFLPPIVPLPPVPLIPGIPPKGKKLNP, from the exons ATGATGGAAAAGTTTACAAATTTGTGGCCCTTATGTATGGCTTTACTATTTCTCTATGTTTCTTGCTTTTGTTCAGAAGCAAGGCATCATTCTAAGCATCCTTCTGCTGTTGTTGTTGGTGCTGTTTTTTGTGATACCTGCTTCCAAAATGACTTGTCTAAGGCCACCCACTACATCTCAG gtgcAACTGTGGCAGTACAATGTGCAGAAGAACCCACAAGAAAATCATTCTATCAAGAAGTAAAAACAGACAAAGAAGGCAAATTCAAAGTAGAATTACCATTCTCAATCACCAAACATGTCAAAAAACTACAAGGATGTAATGTAAAACTTGTAAAAAGCAGTGAACCTTATTGTTCTATAGCTTCTACCTCTACTTCTTCCTTAATCCATCTTGAACAAAAAAAAGGAGGAAAACACATATTTTCTGCTGGTTTTTTCACCTTTAAGCCTTTAAAACAACCTAATTTATGTAACCAACCAAtaacccaaaaaaatattttgcaccCACAACAGATTTTCCCACCAATTCTTCCACCAGTACTTCCTGCACCACAGGGCCCTTTACCAACAGTTCCAAACCCATTTCAGCCCGCACCTTTGCTACCCAACCCGTTGCAGCCACCCGCGCCACCACTCATTCCGAACCCATTTCAGCCCCCGTCTCCACCAGCTAGTATGTTTCCGCCACTGCCGCCGCTGCCACCACTGCCTAGTGTGCCTATTGTGCCCGGGTTGATCCCCACGCCGTCAACGCCGCCACCAGCATCTTTTTTGCCTCCTATCGTTCCATTACCACCTGTTCCACTTATCCCTGGAATTCCTCCTAAGGGTAAGAAACTAAACCCTTGA